The following proteins are encoded in a genomic region of Sphingopyxis macrogoltabida:
- a CDS encoding AAA family ATPase, with the protein MSYTVNTLRNMTRSCEMMRDRVKAVVFKPDERKVLDITFGPTAAAELVGRTPEALAKAEKEGRLAPPKQLNNGRRYYTLEDLTHIRKALNIHPGKLAHENAVVVAVQNFKGGVGKSTITKHFADFLALNGYSVLVIDCDPQASTTTMFDIQPEALIDEEETLGNFLSPRSTFDDFRKAIRETAWPTIKIVPSSLGLQDAEWDLTATLTEGGQAVREGLQRLRIGIDTIIKDFDVVLLDPPPAMGFLGLNVMAAATGMLIPVPARQLDYLSTIHFMDTIAENIEILEDHGTPVDYGFIRVVCSAYTPSKPGEADMWKMMKATYANFLLNQPILASEEIKNATQAFRSIYESKPSAAHATYQRCRDNLNAVFGEVLNEIHEQWPSKSISRRSSDTAGSVAA; encoded by the coding sequence ATGTCCTACACCGTGAACACACTGCGAAACATGACCAGATCCTGCGAAATGATGCGCGATCGGGTCAAAGCTGTGGTGTTCAAACCTGATGAACGCAAGGTCCTCGATATCACCTTTGGGCCTACGGCGGCAGCGGAATTGGTCGGAAGAACGCCTGAAGCGCTTGCCAAGGCAGAGAAGGAGGGGCGTCTCGCGCCTCCGAAACAGCTTAACAATGGCCGCCGCTATTACACGCTCGAAGACCTTACTCATATTCGCAAGGCGCTGAACATTCATCCGGGCAAGCTAGCCCATGAGAATGCGGTTGTAGTAGCCGTGCAGAATTTCAAGGGCGGCGTCGGCAAGAGTACGATTACCAAGCATTTCGCCGATTTTCTCGCGCTGAACGGATATAGCGTTCTCGTGATCGACTGCGATCCGCAGGCGTCAACGACAACTATGTTCGACATTCAGCCCGAAGCACTTATCGACGAAGAGGAGACTTTAGGAAACTTCCTGTCGCCTCGCAGTACATTCGACGATTTCAGGAAGGCAATCCGAGAAACCGCTTGGCCTACAATCAAAATAGTGCCGTCAAGCCTTGGCCTGCAGGATGCAGAGTGGGACCTCACGGCAACGTTGACGGAGGGCGGACAAGCAGTGCGCGAGGGACTTCAGCGTCTCCGTATTGGCATCGACACCATCATCAAGGACTTCGACGTCGTCTTGCTCGATCCTCCGCCGGCTATGGGGTTCCTGGGCCTCAATGTGATGGCCGCCGCAACAGGTATGCTTATCCCGGTTCCGGCAAGGCAGCTCGACTATCTTTCAACCATCCATTTCATGGACACCATCGCCGAGAATATCGAGATCCTCGAGGATCACGGAACGCCTGTTGATTACGGGTTCATTCGCGTCGTCTGCTCGGCCTACACCCCCAGCAAGCCAGGTGAAGCCGACATGTGGAAGATGATGAAGGCCACATATGCCAATTTCCTGCTGAATCAGCCGATCCTAGCTTCTGAGGAAATCAAGAATGCCACTCAAGCATTCCGGTCGATCTATGAAAGCAAGCCTTCAGCTGCGCACGCAACCTACCAGCGTTGCCGGGACAATCTCAACGCAGTCTTCGGAGAAGTTCTGAACGAAATACATGAGCAGTGGCCGTCGAAGAGCATTTCGAGACGGTCATCTGACACGGCAGGGAGTGTTGCAGCGTGA